One window from the genome of Malus domestica chromosome 01, GDT2T_hap1 encodes:
- the LOC139195793 gene encoding putative cytochrome c biosynthesis ccmC-like mitochondrial protein, protein MSVSLLQPYFFMSKTKSYAQILIGSRLFLTAMAIHLSLRVAPPDLQQGGNSRISYVHVPAARMSIVIYIATAINSSLFPLTKHPLFLRSSGTGTEIGAFSTLFTLVTGGFRGRPMWGTFRVWDARLTSVFILFLIYLGALRFQKLPVEPAPISIRAGPIDIPIIKSPVNWWNTSHQPGSISRSGTSIHVPMPIPILSNFANFPFSTRILFVLETRLPIPSFPESPLTEEIEAREGIPLKT, encoded by the coding sequence atgtcAGTTTCGTTATTACAACCttatttttttatgtcaaaGACAAAAAGCTACGCGCAAATTCTCATTGGATCTCGGTTGTTCTTAACAGCGATGGCTATTCATTTAAGTCTTCGGGTAGCACCACCAGATCTTCAACAAGGTGGAAATTCTCGTATTTCGTATGTACATGTTCCTGCGGCTCGGATGAGTATAGTTATTTATATCGCGACAGCTATAAACAGTTCCTTGTTCCCATTAACAAAACATCCCCTTTTTCTTCGCTCTTCCGGAACCGGTACAGAAATTGGTGCTTTTTCTACTTTGTTTACGTTAGTGACTGGGGGGTTTCGGGGAAGGCCTATGTGGGGTACCTTTCGGGTGTGGGATGCTCGTTTAACTTCTGTATTCATCTTGTTCCTTATTTACCTGGGTGCACTGCGTTTTCAAAAGCTTCCTGTCGAACCGGCTCCTATTTCAATCCGTGCTGGACCGATCGATATACCAATAATAAAGTCTCCAGTCAACTGGTGGAATACATCGCATCAACCTGGGAGCATTAGCCGATCTGGTACATCAATACATGTTCCTATGCCCATTCCAATCTTGTCTAACTTTGCTAACTTCCCCTTCTCTACCCGTATCTTGTTCGTTCTGGAAACACGTCTTCCTATTCCATCTTTTCCCGAATCTCCCTTAACGGAAGAAATAGAAGCTCGAGAAGGAATACCACTAAAAACCTAG
- the LOC139196231 gene encoding LOW QUALITY PROTEIN: uncharacterized protein (The sequence of the model RefSeq protein was modified relative to this genomic sequence to represent the inferred CDS: inserted 5 bases in 3 codons), translating into MSSGTLHFPAILVTVTCNPRRCVRTPWSGRERKDFFSEQPPWFQTQEFTFPYEHSKGRLRVRRGSLLCLHTRLPFSESSAGPPITSLRPEGFIAQKXAGRRLPQRKAQRMSDAKPRTSLRSYWHTLPKKKEQTPLKTGVXYNKAISVTFSRAVRGRYRSYSSQPASXVSFPLEVMEVWINRHQTLVDRRFFFFSRSQ; encoded by the exons ATGTCGTCGGGTACTCTTCACTTCCCCGCCATTCTTGTAACCGTCACCTGTAATCCGCGCAGGTGTGTCCGCACCCCCTGGAGTGGACGAGAAAGAAAGGATTTTTTCTCGGAGCAACCCCCCTGGTTCCAGACCCAGGAGTTCACTTTCCCGTATGAGCATTCG AAGGGTCGTCTGAGGGTTCGCCGCGGTTCATTGCTGTGCTTACACACTAGGCTACCCTTCTCCGAAAGCTCCGCGGGACCACCTATCACTAGTCTTCGGCCGGAGGGGTTTATTGCACAAAA GGCGGGACGCAGGCTCCCGCAGAGGAAAGCCCAACGAATGTCAGATGCAAAGCCCCGCACCTCATTAAGATCATATTGGCATActctcccaaaaaaaaaagagcagacCCCATTGAAGACGGGAG AGTACAACAAGGCCATTTCCGTCACCTTCTCACGAGCCGTACGTGGACGTTACCGCTCATACAGCTCCCAGCCAGCAAG AGTTAGCTTTCCTCTAGAAGTCATGGAAGTGTGGATAAATCGACATCAAACTCTAGTCGACAgaaggtttttctttttttcccgcTCGCAGTAG